One Nicotiana sylvestris chromosome 12, ASM39365v2, whole genome shotgun sequence genomic window carries:
- the LOC104235520 gene encoding cation/H(+) antiporter 28, with translation MDFLKKNDTKVECQNQITIRIASMSIYLLGFFLAMFLCNCVHLLLRPLSQPRIIAESIVGLLLSNLEFVRNRFLNDNEVQQTLNYIVDAIMVCHMFVVGLEIDPNIFLQLTLPEAKVAYSGVLTTFVFACLVTPLLHISKQPNAVFSSCLAIVLAGTDSPLLTRLITDLKIGKSDIGRFIVEAGIQSDVVSILLITIGFLVFDPDRNFQNRSVKTMLKMMAILVFQTLLASKVVPSVMKWVNNENPEGKPMKGSHLVVALAFIISICSMSPIVGFSKVLSAFLVGLFMPREGRISKMMIGKVNYIFRTIFYPLFFFWVGTEAKLSEFEAGKIATWAKIVVPFLIATGGKVLGSVVSGLMLGFHWPESVATGLLLNIKGHFQVYLAINAYRMNIISMSTSIVLVFVTFLTIIYTPVVVAKIIERARKRSPTQKMALQWLNSTNELRILVCIRSSQNVFSAINFMEISRGPANPGIMVYLTDMIELTDKIAATLTQGRGVEVGAGVGVDAVTVTDPAVVEMREKITKDVHAYLNEDCEGINLQRMMALSTINNMHQDISILAEDLLVHLVILPFHKNQEEDGRLHVGHSGFRHINRKVLRNAPCSVGILVDRGLGKTVISRSSISLNAAVIFIGGKDDREALVYAGRVARHPGVKLTVIRFLVEAAGDSVSSRVGRAKSNTTEHLEEMKIDDECFAEFYDKHVAGGRVAYVEKYLVNSGQTFSTLRSLEGQYGLFIVGRGGRVNSVLTVGMSDWEECPELGPIGDILSASDFSVTASVLIIQQHSLKGELDGLHDEFSIM, from the exons ATggatttcttaaagaagaacGACACGAAAGTTGAATGCCAGAATCAGATTACCATTAGAATTGCATCTATGTCTATTTACCTCTTAGGTTTCTTCTTAGCCATGTTCTTGTGCAACTGTGTCCACCTTCTGCTTCGCCCTCTTTCCCAACCTCGTATAATTGCTGAATCCATT GTAGGGTTGCTACTTAGTAATCTTGAATTCGTGCGTAACAGGTTCTTAAACGACAACGAAGTACAACAAACTTTGAACTATATTGTGGACGCAATTATGGTGTGTCACATGTTTGTTGTAGGGTTAGAAATTGATCCCAATATATTCCTCCAATTGACACTCCCAGAGGCAAAAGTTGCATATTCTGGAGTGCTAACTACATTTGTCTTTGCTTGCCTCGTGACTCCACTTCTACACATTTCTAAACAACCAAATGCTGTATTCAGTTCATGTTTAGCAATCGTTCTTGCTGGAACAGATTCACCCTTATTAACTCGATTAATCACTGACCTCAAAATTGGAAAATCGGACATAGGTCGATTTATTGTTGAAGCCGGAATACAGTCTGATGTTGTTTCGATATTATTAATCACTATTGGATTTCTCGTTTTTGATCCGGATAGAAACTTTCAGAATCGAAGTGTGAAAACGATGCTAAAGATGATGGCGATTTTGGTGTTTCAAACGTTGTTAGCATCAAAGGTAGTTCCTTCAGTTATGAAATGGGTGAATAATGAAAATCCTGAAGGAAAACCAATGAAAGGGTCACATTTAGTTGTGGCACTCGCTTTTATAATCTCAATTTGTAGCATGTCCCCTATTGTTGGTTTCAGCAAAGTTTTGAGTGCATTCTTGGTTGGGCTTTTTATGCCAAGAGAAGGGAGAATATCAAAAATGATGATTGGCAAAGTTAACTATATTTTTAGGACCATATTCTAtccattatttttcttttggGTTGGCACAGAAGCTAAACTTTCAGAATTTGAGGCTGGCAAGATTGCTACATGGGCAAAAATAGTCGTTCCTTTCCTAATTGCGACAGGTGGTAAAGTACTTGGTTCTGTGGTTTCTGGGTTAATGCTAGGATTTCATTGGCCAGAATCAGTTGCCACTGGGTTGCTACTCAATATCAAGGGCCATTTTCAAGTCTATTTAGCTATTAATGCCTACCGC ATGAATATCATAAGTATGTCAACAAGTATTGTTTTGGTGTTTGTAACTTTCCTTACCATAATATACACCCCAGTGGTGGTCGCAAAAATTATTGAACGTGCAAGGAAACGGTCACCAACACAAAAAATGGCACTTCAATGGCTTAATTCGACGAATGAGCTTCGAATACTAGTCTGCATTCGTAGTTCTCAGAATGTTTTCTCGGCAATTAACTTCATGGAAATCTCTCGAGGGCCAGCAAATCCTGGAATAATGGTTTACTTAACTGATATGATTGAGTTAACTGATAAAATAGCAGCAACATTAACACAAGGACGTGGAGTTGAAGTTGGAGCTGGAGTTGGAGTTGATGCTGTGACTGTAACTGATCCTGCAGTGGTTGAAATGAGAGAAAAAATTACCAAAGATGTTCATGCTTATTTAAATGAGGATTGCGAAGGCATTAACTTACAAAGAATGATGGCACTTTCAACCATCAATAATATGCACCAAGATATAAGTATTCTTGCTGAGGACCTGTTGGTACATCTTGTTATACTTCCTTTTCATAAGAATCAAGAGGAAGATGGAAGACTCCATGTGGGTCATTCCGGCTTCCGCCATATCAACCGCAAG GTTCTTCGGAATGCACCTTGTTCTGTGGGGATCTTAGTAGACAGGGGTCTTGGAAAAACCGTGATATCAAGATCCTCGATTTCCCTAAATGCAGCAGTGATATTTATTGGTGGCAAAGATGACAGGGAAGCACTTGTGTATGCAGGACGTGTGGCGCGACACCCTGGAGTAAAACTCACAGTAATCAGATTTCTAGTAGAGGCCGCTGGAGATAGTGTGTCATCAAGAGTTGGTAGAGCAAAATCCAATACTACTGAACATTTGGAAGAAATGAAGATTGATGATGAATGCTTTGCTGAATTTTACGATAAACATGTTGCTGGAGGACGTGTTGCTTATGTGGAGAAATACCTTGTCAACTCTGGACAAACATTTTCTACATTAAGGTCATTAGAAGGGCAATATGGTTTGTTTATTGTGGGGCGTGGTGGGAGGGTAAATTCTGTGTTAACAGTAGGAATGAGTGATTGGGAGGAGTGTCCAGAGTTAGGTCCTATTGGAGATATTCTTTCTGCTTCTGATTTCTCAGTAACAGCCTCAGTTTTGATCATTCAACAACATAGTCTTAAAGGAGAATTAGATGGACTTCATGATGAATTCTCAATCATGTAA